The following nucleotide sequence is from Dehalogenimonas formicexedens.
TGGCTTCGGTGATCTGGGACTGCACCTCCGCGGGTATTACTCCGTGGGTAATCCTTTCGGTTGATTCAAAACCGGCGTACACCGCCGGACAGTGCGCCAAGGGATACCCTGGCGGTAAAAGCCGCGCTGCAACCATGCCCGCCGTTTCCAAACTTGCAAGTTCAATGCTTCCTTTTATGTCAAATACACCATACCTGGTACGCCTCAAGGATTTCAGGCAAGCCCCCACCCCCAGAACCTGTCCCAGGTCTCGGGCGATAGACCTGATATAAGTGCCGGAGCCGCAATCGACCTCGAGCGTTACAAAAGGCGGATCGAAGGCCAATAGCTGGATATTATAGACGGTCACCGTCCTGGGTTTAAGTTCGACCGTCTCGCCCCGGCGGGCGATTTCATATAAGGGAACGCCGTTTCGCTTGAGCGCGGAAAACATCGGCGGTACTTGCTGGATGGTGCCGGTGAAACTCTCCA
It contains:
- the truB gene encoding tRNA pseudouridine(55) synthase TruB — encoded protein: MLLDGWLNIDKPPGMTSYGVIARLKRLTGQRHIGHAGTLDPLATGILPVAFGQAARTIEFLHQVSKTYRAVIELGVETDTLDAEGNILFRRDASSVSHEMVNSALESFTGTIQQVPPMFSALKRNGVPLYEIARRGETVELKPRTVTVYNIQLLAFDPPFVTLEVDCGSGTYIRSIARDLGQVLGVGACLKSLRRTRYGVFDIKGSIELASLETAGMVAARLLPPGYPLAHCPAVYAGFESTERITHGVIPAEVQSQITEARTYRLCSQDGALLAIIDATGADLRLKVFNLTAGDT